Proteins from a genomic interval of Silene latifolia isolate original U9 population unplaced genomic scaffold, ASM4854445v1 scaffold_180, whole genome shotgun sequence:
- the LOC141638116 gene encoding protein FAR1-RELATED SEQUENCE 5-like gives MGQRITTSCVITDQCPGIKMACPNVFKHSVHKYCMWHIMQKMSEKVGRAICNDTEVMTDINAVVWDVDLEPEEFEQNWETVIEAHGMQSNRWLKYVFAIRRKWIPAYFRDLPLGCLLRTTQRSESSNSYFKRFESHFGTLVEFWMRYNSAIEQQRHSQRRLDTANEHNMLERVGPMKVEMHASLVYTHPIFADFRNEVKHVICKSIGVGNLTTSRDGGVP, from the coding sequence ATGGGGCAAAGAATAACAACATCGTGTGTAATTACAGACCAGTGCCCTGGAATTAAAATGGCGTGCCCAAATGTCTTCAAGCATTCTGTGCACAAgtactgcatgtggcatatcatgcagaAAATGTCAGAGAAGGTGGGAAGGGCAATCTGCAATGACACGGAAGTTATGACCGACATAAATGCCGTTGTGTGGGATGTCGACCTCGAGCCAGAAGAATTTGAACAAAACTGGGAAACTGTTATTGAAGCCCATGGTATGCAAAGCAACCGGTGGTTGAAGTATGTATTTGCAATAAGACGAAAGTGGATACCGGCTTACTTTCGGGATCTGCCTCTAGGTTGTTTACTGCGGACAACCCAGAGATCCGAAAGTTCAAACAGCTATTTCAAGCGCTTTGAAAGCCACTTTGGAACCCTTGTCGAGTTCTGGATGAGGTACAATTCCGCAATAGAACAGCAGAGACATTCACAAAGGAGGTTGGACACTGCCAACGAGCATAATATGCTCGAGAGAGTAGGGCCGATGAAGGTAGAGATGCATGCCTCACTTGTCTACACACATCCTATCTTTGCAGACTTTCGTAACGAAGTCAAACATGTGATATGCAAAAGCATAGGGGTCGGGAATTTGACAACAAGTAGGGACGGTGGAGTACCATGA